Proteins encoded by one window of Lathyrus oleraceus cultivar Zhongwan6 chromosome 1, CAAS_Psat_ZW6_1.0, whole genome shotgun sequence:
- the LOC127094949 gene encoding uncharacterized protein LOC127094949 — protein MDFIEKLPKSHGKDTIWVVIDRLSKYAHFIPIAHPFTVSKLAEIFIAEIYKLHGAPANIWYNTTYHSAIQATPYEIVYGQAPPLHLPYCPQSTKVEAVDRSFIVREEMIQKLQGNLVRAQARMKRQADKHRSDREFKEGDWVFLKLQPYRQASAQYRASEKLSPRFYGPYQVLHRVGKVTYTLILPSTSRIHPTFHVSLLKPCPDENIPVVALPEEWGSLDDPKEPFKILKRRSIQRHNRTVTEVLIQWKREAMEDATWELLYKLKLQFPYFDVTAAP, from the exons ATGGACTTCATTGAAAAGCTTCCTAAATCTCATGGTAAAGACACGATTTGGGTAGTTATTGATAGGCTGAGCAAATATGCCCATTTTATCCCTATTGCTCACCCTTTTACTGTATCCAAATTAGCTGAAATTTTCATTGCTGAAATCTACAAGCTACATGGTGCACCCGCCAACATC TGGTACAATACCACTTACCATTCCGCTATTCAAGCTACCCCTTATGAGATTGTGTATGGCCAAGCACCACCACTGCATCTTCCTTATTGCCCTCAAAGTACCAAGGTCGAGGCGGTCGATCGAAGCTTCATTGTAAGGGAAGAAATGATCCAGAAATTACAGGGTAATTTGGTCCGGGCTCAAGCACGTATGAAGCGGCAGGCTGATAAACATCGCAGTGATCGGGAATTTAAGGAAGGAGATTGGGTTTTCCTAAAGTTACAGCCCTATAGACAAGCTTCTGCTCAATATCGTGCTTCCGAAAAGCTTTCTCCTCGGTTTTATGGTCCTTATCAGGTGCTACATAGGGTGGGAAAAGTTACATACACCTTGATTCTTCCATCTACTTCGCGAATTCATCCTACGTTCCATGTATCTCTTTTGAAACCGTGTCCTGATGAGAACATTCCCGTGGTTGCACTTCCTGAGGAGTGGGGCAGTTTGGATGATCCTAAGGAACCATTTAAGATTTTGAAGAGGCGCTCCATTCAAAGGCACAATAGGACGGTTACTGAGGTTTTGATTCAGTGGAAAAGAGAGGCTATGGAAGATGCTACTTGGGAGTTGCTATACAAACTCAAACTCCAGTTTCCTTATTTTGATGTTACAGCTGCTCCTTGA